cacttagatcgaggctccactactcctttagtctatcatctcataataacttgtttcaaacatctcttagtgtgttcctagcatacctattccttcttatcctcatcattataattaGCTCTACCAAGCTTTCTTcctatcctttggatcttatccacttccttttcctgtttctactattgttgatatcttttcaacctgctgcacttattccttaatcttagtcctatttcacccttacacctttttccttcaaggatgtccatcccatcatcaactttaactttcattttatttcttagtcttatcttgattactagttccattacttttggaattctaaccttacgatttactcctaccagcacattcttcaccttatgtaacacttgtaattaaccatagaaaattctttttgtatccccttttccaacttaactatcagaacatcatcattccctaccagccttagtaggaaattgctcatcctggatggataggagccccagaaactataagttccatctgaactaacacggctatgggaaatgtgtgctatgccttaattctaaacaagatacttcacgcattcattctccttaatataatcacatatactgcccatagctttccaaacttcagcctcaacttttcctattagcaataatttcatctattgaaactcatccataattaGTATTTCCTCCAGCACATAGTTTAAGACAGTTACAAGCCTTAGTagttaactcaatttaactcctgtcattactctgatcgtcctttcatacttagcactaggtatgcacttactgttatTCTTATATCAGGAAactgtgtatgaattggtgccttccaaactctcaaataactaggtctcctttactcagtctctgttccttatataaccctctagaaccaaaagcacgagctaaacttgaaaagaaagaaaaatatcctcttatatttaactacgctcgattgtccatataataacgtttaacctatgtttcttggtctttctcttcaaatttcatcatctcctagcacaattgtgctctacctataaggtatcatctgcgtGAACCCTTTACCGCACCATTGTctttcctgacataatattttataatttattaactttacttatactcaacctataattcatatctatcatcgtttatattgtgtccttaacttttgttgaatccTAAAAGATAtctctcactaatagattcttccagcactaattccacccttatctatagtcattaatttgatccttgaactttctagtgatttataaccacccatacttgtcacttttcatTCTACCCCTATTGTTGTTCTGtcattattgcttcactgcaaagtgattatattgatcacactaaaaatgtttgcctaacgtttataacgaacctctaactaccttttcactatctcaaaagtctaacctaaagcctatgtgtcattatctatcattcttttcctctcatcatacctatttgatcccttagattgacttttattcaacttactacttgctaacttctttctctctgcctaattagatagtccaCAATACCATCGCTCACCTTTTAgtttttgctcattattattgtattcctcgcctaatcttcttgatactgttaacaagttaaaagaatcttgccccattgctatccacttcactttaggaatagggaatagatagagtatgatccaatcatgcaactccaagcactatattttagcccctggcactacctcaactacatcatgctatgagtatcacattactagatttcatacctccatcactattctcactaatgtggtcccattttggattctccatccttgtcattcaccttgccaagaataacacttagcctaccctatatcttaactttgttccttttattatgcgcccttcaggttgtccttttatttatttcctttgtcttacccaaaatagaacttgactattctatccctagttccattcttctttctAACATTTCTTTCTAACATGAcaactgtacttgctaactatatctttcagagtctctaccgcGTTATCATATATCTGTGCTACTCAAATTTGGTCCTttaaccactctagctagtacttccactggcatttagattatattgcatctgcaatcaattgtccaaactttcattttgcattttctctatccattggccttctgtgatttatcttcgctaatttattactcttaacactattataattagattataatattgttttgaataatatgaagttagaaaggaactcaagaaattacagtcatacttttattgtatgatctctattcttatcctttagcttacataatacccttactacctcgagaactgattctgcagcacttttttttatttgttattattattattattattattttttccgtgtttactcaattagccaaaacttaagataccgGGCACcgaaacccgtcatccaattcaaaggatttacatccatcatgatctgattatatatgattcctataatggaacttgtatcctctccaggatactcgAGCCAACTATTCTCTACCACActttacagtcccatctggggcactattttattggtcaccattattagtaataaaccCCTATCCCTCTTGAAAGAATAAGACCACTTTACATCATAACTGACTGCAAAAAAGGTACTACATCTTctaccttgccaaaaccatgtcaaattaatgactctcttatcatatcatagctctgtaaatcatcaatttatagtttcgaccttctctaggtagtagagttgtactttacaccttactgatacacacaaggtatactattctcattaAGCTTTAAGCAAAACGCCTGTCATActacaaaaaccatccaaaattccacacCAAAGatcagatggtctcactctatagatgtcacccttactttgcaactaatccgcaacctctggtctgatggcaactcttgatgtaactctagctcatgctagggtaaccgagtcactgactctagttatcacccaactgtgatctttcaatattctaactctagacccctaactaggagttcacaattcctctgcagatatagaactctattctggcataactgtaccaaaacagaggctatccgcaaacaccctcattatggagcaccacggggatgcacgtagctttacacaataatcccatgtctgtactataatttgcagcttacagcataaacatcgagaacattgtatagttattaTGATACGTCctaacagactaggtctcctaatttcttatctcccTCGAATATACTATTATtataaacttattctgactgggtcatccattGATGACTGCCAATAGtgatatcctcatccttatctagggcaactgtacttttaatacTCATCTTTATGTACTCTTGCCTTGCATGAAATGGGCACACCACTTAaaaccatactgacaaaaatatagtatttattggagtacatgtttccatggtagacctcaatacgtctgctaaatctatttcatgtCACCATGTACTTCACAAAATCGAGAtgctaaactgaagcactcttatactaACCGAGGAATAACGcataatctagaaacaaagatttATAGAAGGAAACGAAAcaaaatcctatactccgcatgtgaactCCTAATTGGACTCTTTTTAAAGCTTTAGACATGTActtcccatgaatctggagcctaagctctaataccactcTTGTCAtgacctaacctatgggccggaccggcactaggacctaggtcgacataaagccctcgaggcccgtagtaagctttattgttctcaaacccatgaccaggcccacaatttaggcccaatatgcatataaaataatttaaattaaactgttataattttatttcgggccaacttaacctagtaattatcagaaactaaaattaggggagcgcAGCTCAACccggttacatcatttacaaattgtttaagtatcatacaaatttttatttattaaccttaagaatttaaattaacacaattcctAATAGGGTTTatactactgctaacacatgcagcgttctagatttcaaatttagaaaaaaataataaaaacaattaaataactgacattaaacctgcaaggaagaaagcaggttgctctgtaaaagaactcctcctgtagcctggaaaaataggtgaacaggagtgagcgttcgactcagagagtaaaacaccaattttaagtacaatttctatagctatctaaagctaatgcaccatgtaaaatgaaatgcaacatcatcataatttttatacaattcacattattaaagcaaaaaggcaatttggagcactcatacaTCCAACACTGTtgagcaatacatatatgggagctgataccctatacagccctcttaatccaacctctgcaaacgagtgtctctcaaacaagactttcgcttaataaaccaagtgcggggtcccagcgagtgtctctcaagccgtgtctaccccgacttatccataaaggactgggtcccagcgagtgtctctcaagccatgtctacccgtctagtccatatccaataccataccacacacacaccaacgcacacacactgctccaaattaccacaaacaacacccataacacttcatcaattatgaatgcaatataaaatgtgcctagtatttaactacatagatatatatttataagtgatgcatgggtatacttgaacatataataatatcgaaattataattaaaattaatattttattcacagtacaccgaggactattgtggctgctggaaggagaaaaatagctgacatcgatcacctaaataattaaattataaatttattaatactaagtcaaaataaaactctaaagagacaacagacagcctaattcatgccgaaaatcagacagagtttcccctatacctagaacctacacAACCTgcaaaaatggttcaaataacacttccaaACTCAAccaatatctcatcatcattatatggcctctcctgggccctccaaaccagccAATACTcacaatcttaaaaattacatttgaatccttataattgatattttgtaaaaatctactcaaacaagctctaaaaattctaaaactttgcccgactgtccttagcaatattactaagctaatgcaaaaggaattttaattttctaagctaccacgaatattctatggatttttaatccaattcaagcactagataattaagaaaaagtaaggttcgagtttacctatgcccaTTCCAATACCTGGAACGTGTCCAGAACatttgaaaatgctaggattgactataaaATCGATAACATTCTGAGACAGGTTGCCGGGCAgccggatctggctgaaaatgcagTCCTGACGCTGATGGGTTATCTTCGATCCaattgcacctaaattaagtccaaattgtgttaataattatcataaaattatttttaaatttttgggaATCAAAAAAGTgtaaaaatctcaccaagcgatctggatCGTCTGATTATCTCCTTTTTCAAACGATGTCCGATCGGAGCAGGaccagtcctatctcgaagatttCGCCGTCCTGAGTCCATTGGTGTTCTCGGATTTTTGATTCGACAGTTGGATCGTTGGGAAAATGGCTAGAAAGCCACTGCCtaatttttctctctcctctttctttctcttcGAAACTCGCCGGAAATCTCCATGAAATGGAGCATCGCTAGTCGGGATGGGGAGCTTGTGGTCCAAGGAGTTGAGCGCCACCCTCCACTGACCGGAACGCCACCGGGAACCGTCGGAATCATGCCTGAAAGGACGCGGCTGCCGCTTGTTGACTGGCGGGAGGGAGGGGCTGCCGGTGTCGTTGGGGACCACTGGAAGCTCGGCGGACCTTTGCTGGCCGTCACCCGCCACTGGGTCGGCCAGAGACGCAGTgaatagagagggagagggagagagacgggaggaagagagagagagacgggaGGGAGGGGCTGTTGCTGCGTTTTAATTTTTTTgggtctttttttttattttcttaattacatAGCTAGTCCCTCAACTTCTTAGAGATTTACAATTaggtccaaaattattttattatattaaagtttaataaaactctagtgatgataaaaataaatataatctaagaaaatttaattattttattctcatttaataaattaactttaattaaattatttattattaatttatttattattattatcttcctttattttaaaatcaattcaaataaatcctatattattaataacataatatttctttttcattttatttataatttaaaaattttgaattgttaCATTCTTTAACCGGTCATAATAAAAAAACAAACTgaatcaaattattttaattctttttttttttcattttttaagttCAGTTAGTTATATTTGattgttatttttaaaaaatgttaaatatattttttaattcgatcaactaagtaaaaaaaaaaaaattaaattaactgagttTATATAATATACTAAGTGATACCATTTTAATATTCTATTTAGTCTAATAGTTTGGTCTGGCAAAAAGGGCAAATATTCTTTGTTGATTGATATTAATAGTTtggattaaaattaaaaaaaaaaagaaaaattagaaaaaaggcaagttcaaggtttttttttttaatcattaagtcttatataaatcaaaattacaatataaaatacatattttagaaattgaGACAAAAATGGGAAGACAGCAAGGCAACTTTAAATCCATTTCTAGCCTGCTAATTTTAAAAAGGCAGGAATTTCCTCTCGGGAAAAATTACCATCTTTATCTAAACACGTTAGTCCTGTACGATAACAGCTGTACATTAACATATCCAGGCATCAAATATGTAGCTGGATGGAATTGCAATATGCAACTTTTATCTATGATGAGTTGGAGACAGATTATTGTAGAATCAGTTGGAGACAGCCATCAGGATGGCAGGTTAAACTGGCTTGCAACTGTTGCTTTGCAGTATGAACTTCCTAGAGTTTAAGCTGATGAGTAAGCTTCTTCCTGATGCATGCTAAGCCCTCCACTCGTAGGCCTGAAATGCATTCAAGCAaggaaagaaaacaaaaagtTATGCAGAACAAAAAAACAGGATTGTTGGAGAGGAAAAAAAACCACTTAAGCAATCTAAATTGCAAATACTATCTCGCTAGACTGTAGCATAATGCATTGAGCAAACAATTAGATGCTCTCATCAATAAAAAAGTCTCCAGTAGGTAGAACACAATATTTCATTTGATCATAAATAGCATATATTAACTACTGATGTTTCAACATTTCTGAAACGAATTGTTCAAATCATTTGCCAAAATAACTTGCTTGAGGTGGATAATATTCCATTCTATCATATAACATCAACAAAACTCCTATGTAGTGCCATAAAGGAATactatttttgtttcttttcttttctttatcccaGTTAGAATCCATTCAACCATAAATCAAAGACATTCTACTCTTATGAAGCTGCAGTATGCTTTTTTGTAAATGTGAAGCATAATGATGAAAATACACTTACAGTCCATTTAGTACTTTGATGGTGTCGTAGAAAAACCATTGCAAAGTAACAACTGGCCCCACCAGCGTGATCCGAATAGGAAGACTCCTAGTGAAGAGATTAACTAGCCCAATATTCTTCACAGCCTAAAGGATAtcatattaaaactaatgtaattAATTCCATTAAATTTGCATGCTTGACTGAGGATGCATGAAAATTTTTGATCTAGAGGTGCACCTGAAGCATATTTTCAGCCTTTTTGTTATAAAGAGAACTAACGATATTGTCAGCAGGATTAGAAATCACTGTACCAACAGCTCCAGCCACATACCCTGCTAAGCATGTCACACTGACCTGTTGAACCCTAGAGCAATCTTGCTTTCTCCTTTGAACAATGTTCTCATATATCAGGTCCACTGAATGCTCAAATGTTGAAAACATTACCATGGAAACTGCCAATCACAACATTAGGGGGAAAATGTTAAGAAAAGGAAACTTTTTTTGACTTGCATAAGCAAAAAAGACAATCCCAATTCCCAAAAGCACAAGTAACTTCATCAAGGTAATGATCAGAGTCGAGCTCTTACCGAGTTGCTCAAGAGAGGGATTCAATTAATGGGCAGTCCTAAAAAAATAGTATATAGGCATGGTATCTTGTAATAAATGGCTGTTTTGCACCAATAAGGGTTCTTCTCCAGAAGTGAAGTGCCAAAGAAAGAAGTGAAGTGCCAAGGAATCATACTTCTTTATTTTTCATAATGCAATTGATTTAACATCTAATCAAGGCTTGGCGCTCTTGACCTACATCAACTAAATGAGACCAAACAACATACAGAGGTCAAACCAGAAGATTTCATGGTTATTCATTGCTACCATACGTAGCCAATGAGGTGTGCAATAgttttcaaaatattaatttcattagttCACTAAGCAAATGACAAGGATTAGCTGGCTTAGTATACAGGACATGAAAAAGCACATAAAATCAGAAGTACATGTATTTTGATGCAATGACTATTGGGGAAGATGTATTAAATTTGTATCTTAGAACAATAGCAAAACAATCAAGACATGGGAATTCTAAGTATGCAGAGAAACAGTAATTTTTACATGGAAGATTGCGGCCCCAAAGCGGAAAAATGCCTCTGTAAAAGCTGCAGAAAACGATAAAATAGTAAACATAATTGAACCAGGATAAAAGGAAAGATGATCAAGTTTACAGGTAATTTACCCAGCAAATCCTTCAGCTTTATATAGTTTTGGAAACCCATCAATCAAGCCCTTAGCATATCTGGGTTGTGTTTGGACCTGGACTTTGATGGCTTCAAATGGACAGAGAGCCAGGTCAGCAAATACTTGTGCAGAAGCACTACTGAGAAAAAATATAATAGTCCTGTTTTGATCTACTAAGATATGAGAGTAAAGCCTCTTAAAATATTCATAAAGACCGAATTTGAAGCCGCCTTGAACACCATATCCAAACAACTTGCCAGACCACCCCCTCCAAAGGGAAGAAGGCCCTTGTTCTTTCCATAGAGTAGAGAATCCAGCCAAAATACTGTTATACTTGATTGGATTCACCTAgagtaaaataaataaagattatGAGCAGCCTCAAAATTTAACCAGATTACTTGCAAGGAAACAAGTTAATGATGAACAATAATTATATGGGAATATCCAATGAAAGATCATCAGGAAAACAATTTAGTTCCAATTATGGTTGCTTTAATGAATTTTGTCACACAATCTATCACAAGTGAGGAATATTCAGAGAgacatcaaattaaattaaataaaagaagccTATTGCCTTCAATAATGCAGGGGAACTAAACATCACATGAAAATTTCAACAAACACAGAATCAGCAGCCATAAATTTaaccaacaaaaaaaaaaaaaaaagagaaagaaaaagaaggagGAACCTGCATATTAACTTTCAAGACATCAAGAGGAGTAATAGCAAGGTGGGTAGCCCCCGCACTGAGCATTCCTCCAAGACTACATATCCCATAATAGCCAGGGGAAAACTCCTCCACAAGGCTCCTCTCTCGAACCTCTCTCATTTGATCTCTGATTAGATACTCTTGCTTCACAATCCCTTTTATCAGAAAACCCGCATTTTCTTGATCTTGGACCGAACTTTTTGAGGAGACACGTTTCAAGGAGGTTCTTTTCTTATTGTTTTTGGGGTTTAAGAGCGATTGCTTCTCTTGCTGGGAATGCGTCCACGTGTGCAGTTCCAAACATAAGGCTCAAAAACCCTTTGAGGGGCTTTGTTATTTCGGCTATCACATGAAAACGAAAGCCTTAACTTCACCTCAACCTGATTTCATACAGGTCACCAGGTGGCCaaccaaatttatttatttatttatttattattattattattattattattattattattattattatcttcgcAAAGTTTATGTTAAAAAAAATCtaggatttaaattattataattttttatcatttaaaataaattgatcTAATATCGAATCTGCCAATTCAATTTAATATcaaatttaatcaatttattttaactaattttgatctgattttaatttaaataaatttaattttattcagtttcaatttcaataatttatataaacaaaaaatatttttattaattaaatttttatttttaatattatataattaatttataatattattatatttataaaaaagatATTATTACTAGCACTTGACTAGTATTGGGCTAAAGAAATAATTTAACCGTCCACCAGCATTAAGCTACAAACTAGAGCTATGTATTTCAATATATGTaattatctatttattttttatttattagaatatttctttatattaattttatgattAATAGAAAATTAATCTCTTCGAATTTTTGATAGTCTCTCTTAATAATGTATTTCTCAAAAATGGAACTTGAGTTTTCCGATTGCTATGCCACTGCACCAACAAGTGTTGGTTGCAATACCCTTATTTGTtggacaaataaaaaaaaaaaaaaatcgaagtACAATGACGAAAGTTATCCTTTCAGCTGATAAGATAACAATTTACCGCATAACAACCAATCCATTGAAAGCACATTGAAAGAACATGAAGACACTAGAAAAACCGGGAAGATACCATCAGAGGGAAGGAAAGAATGAAAGGAATAGTGATGCTTCTTTGGAAAAGTTATTCCAATTTTAGCACTCTGCTCAATATGATGAAGATGCGGTTCCTAtccttttttccttttcattACGTGATCAGTTTCAAGGTTCCTATCTTAAGATGCCAGGATGTGACCTGCCATTCAAATCGCCTCAGGTCAGGGTGGAACTTCTCTACATCTAATTGTTGCACTTGGTGTGGTGTGACGTGTAACAGGTCGGAAAGGAAAAGAGCACTTTGAATCTTTTGAAGTTCTGGAGCAGCTGAGAATCCTTATTCCACTGGTATTGTTTC
The Hevea brasiliensis isolate MT/VB/25A 57/8 chromosome 15, ASM3005281v1, whole genome shotgun sequence genome window above contains:
- the LOC110632326 gene encoding mitochondrial phosphate carrier protein 1, mitochondrial gives rise to the protein MREVRERSLVEEFSPGYYGICSLGGMLSAGATHLAITPLDVLKVNMQVNPIKYNSILAGFSTLWKEQGPSSLWRGWSGKLFGYGVQGGFKFGLYEYFKRLYSHILVDQNRTIIFFLSSASAQVFADLALCPFEAIKVQVQTQPRYAKGLIDGFPKLYKAEGFAGFYRGIFPLWGRNLPFSMVMFSTFEHSVDLIYENIVQRRKQDCSRVQQVSVTCLAGYVAGAVGTVISNPADNIVSSLYNKKAENMLQAVKNIGLVNLFTRSLPIRITLVGPVVTLQWFFYDTIKVLNGLPTSGGLSMHQEEAYSSA